ATAGTTAGATCCACGCTGAGGAGGAATGTGACTTGGGTGAACCCTTCCACATCCTACCTGAACACCACCCCCTCTGAGCACCAGGAGAATGGATTTATCCTGTCTTGTAAAACTGGTACAGTTAGCCCCTGAAGTTCATCTCACTGCAACCAGAGTCCAGACCAACTGGCATCCATCAGGCTATTGCAACCTTTAAGAATGGTCTGGAGACATGAATTTCCCCCAAAATGACatcacacaaagaaaaaattaaaacaaagccaAAGGGTGTAGGACTGGCTCACCATTTTGTGTGCTGATCACAAAAAAAGAGATCTTGAATATATCTTACTCATATTGTAAGGAGTGAATGTATGGCCAAACATGGTGTTCAGTGAAGGAGAGTATATCTAAGATTACATTCCTTCCCTTggctttatgtattatttattaaaggaaatcttttaaattttatgtataaatttgtCAGTCTTTCATAATTAAAGGCAAGCACTCTTATACGCCCCTACTTTCTGAATTTCAATAAACATTCACCAATATTGTCTTCTAATTAAAGCTCATATTTGTAATAATGGAAAATACTGTATTTACCAGTCACCCTCATGCTTCGATGTGTATCATAATCACCTAGTGGAGCATGCTGTTACTTCTACAACCCACCTCCTGTGAGTCCTAAGGTAAGCCCCAGAAATCAGTATTAAAGATGCTTCCCAAGGTGGTTCTAATGCAGGTGATTATGCAGGACTTTGATGAAACATTTGGAGTACAATCTATTTCATGCACTTTCTTTTTGGAATTGCTTGCCAGAATACTAGAGAAACAAACTTGTGGGAGTCAATAGCAGAATGTGGATAACACCAGCTCCTTAGTAATAATTAAATCAAGAAACCAACTAAATATTGAAACATGAGGCCTCAGTTAAACACAAGTATGTGGGACTATTAGgagaaaagacatttttgttCTGTAGGGGAAATACAATTCCTAACGTTTACCTGATAGCCTTTCTACTAGTACATTTAGATTACTAGTAGTGCCTTCACTAGTCTTTTTCATGTTTCAACTGGAGTTGGGGTAGGGTGAAGGGACTATTTCCTTAGATCTGTTTCCTATATTGCTGTGTGCGACTTATCCATATTCAAAGTCCTGTGAACCAGCAAGTCAGGCCTTCCAGGAGCCTTTAGGGAGAGATCATCTCAGAAGAGGACAAAACCTTAGTCCTTAGACCCGAGGCAACTCTGACTACATTGTTTAAATTCAAACTTGTACCTTGGTCCAACTCCCAAAATGGCCTCATCGTGTCTGACTCTGATTTAGAGgaggggtcctggaattgaaaaCAGAAGGGACTGTTTGCTAAGAACCCTGCAAGGCACTGTGGCCCAAGCAATCCTAGAGCAATCTCACCTGTTTAAGAGTCACTATAAAGCAGAGGCTTTGGAAGACAGAGTGGGGGTTCAACCCACTGGGGACTCTAGGAGTGGGTTTTGACACCCAAGGACTCCAGTATGCCAGGAGCAGTGAGGGCCAGCAGACAGCAAAGGACCCAGCAGAAGAGGTAGCAGTGCCCAGCAGGCATGGCAAAAcccaggggaggagggtggggctcAACAGCAGAGGACTGCCATGGAAGTCCCCACTGCCCTGCATACTAATGGACTTGCCCCTGAGCACAGGTAAGTGTCAGGGCCCTCCCTCAGATAACTGATGTTCTGTAGTGGGTTGGGGTTCTGTATGCACAGGCGGGAACAAGAGTCCACCAAGCCACAGCTCAGTCACCTCATTTcttcctcacagcagccctgtgagGCAAATGATTTCCCCTCGAAAAGGACGGAGTCTTAAGTATATCTGTAATAACTAGCAGTTTTATTCCTCTGGCTAAGAGATCCAGAGGTAACTtgaggtttacttttttttttttaatagttcttcCATCAAGAGTTTAGGTGCCCCCATTGCCCTTATAAGCTGGTTgcaaattatttaactcttaattataaatttttttttgtgtgtgtgtgacatgtgttcatgaaaaaaatacatataagcaaaaagaaaaaagctcacGCCACACAGAAATAAGCAGTCAaatttttgatatatgtatgtatgtatacacacacacgcacacaaattTGGGATTTAATCCTACATGTGAACTGGTACTAAATATACTGCTCTGTAACCTGTTCTGTTTTACTTTACAATATAGAATGAATATATTTCCATGCAAATATGTTAAACTTTCCAATTGAAAAACAGACCTCTGGAATGGGTCAAAATACAAAATCCAGTGAGATGGTGGTAACAAGGAAGCTACCTAAAACAAAATTCCACCAGATGATTAAAGGTAAAACAAAGGTCAGAGATACATCAGAAAACGCtaacagaaagaaagcaggggccagattttaatatcagacaaaaaagaattcaaggCCTAAAGCACACAGGATAAGGACGGCTACGTGAATGTCTTTGCTTCCAATGCATCATCACAAACTTGTTTCTTACTCTTCTTATCTCTTCCCTAAGCCTTTCCAACTCATCTACTCCTCTTATCATTTCTTCAGGGTCCAAATGCCTCACAGGAGTGTCCTCTTTAAACCCTGGGCCAGGTTGAATCAGCCCTCCTCTAagatttccttctgcttcctggcTTACACCTTCTTCAGAAGGTTGAggatttccttctccctcctgtggTACATCTTCTGAAGGGCGGTCTGCCTCGGTCTTTGGCATGTTCTGtggttttccttcattttcttcacaaGACTTTTgcatgttgaatatttttctggTATTTCTTTTGAATAATCCTAGAAAACAAGGAAACCAAACAACTAGATGCCAGACAAACAGACCAAAAGCCACAGTATAGGTTCCCATAGCGACAGGCCCCGGCTCATTCAGGTCCCTAATTGTCAAAAGTTTTCCAACTAGAGAAGGCTAGGTCCTCAGACTCAGAACTCCCCTGACTCcaccccttcctccacctcccttccctccccctctcgcTCCAGCTCCATCTTTCCTCCTCTGGCTCCAGCCCACCATTTCCCAGCAGGCCCTGCTTACAGGCCTCTCCTAGCCCAGAAACGCGAGCAGCGCGGAAGCAATTAACCCCCTCGTCAGACGCCGGTCTCCAATATTCCCGCCCTCTCGGGCTTTCCCAAGCGGTCCCAGTCTCCCGCCACTCACCTGAGATCGGCTGGTGCAGTCTctgacctcccctcccccttccacttctctccagcctcccctgcccccgccccattTCCGCTGCAGGCTCTGCAAAGGCCTCCAGCGCTTAATCTGGATGGGGAGAGGCTGTGGCGACCCCAAGATGTGCTTCGGTGTCATGCACGCACTCACACTCACACCCCCACCCCGTACCCGAAGGGACCTGAGGCAATTGCACCCTTACACTGACCTGCAGGGATCCAGGGGattttcctgcctccttccctcactcGATTTGTGTCGCGCCCAAAAGACCAAGAGTCCTGCAGACCGACAGGAGCGCTTGCTGAGCAGGCCAGTACCTGAATCACCGGTCCCTTTCAGGATTCTAGGCCTTGTTCATCTAAAGTCCCACGTCCTCATCCTCTCCTTCTTTCAAGGcaaccccacccctccccggtGCCCACCGGTTCCCTGCAAGCAGGGAGTGGGAAACGCAAGTTATTTCCCTAATTTTTTCAACGTCTCTCTAGGGACTCTCAGTTGGCCGcccttctccctttccacccccacccccgcccccaccaaacAGGTCCGAATTTCCTGCACAAAAATGGAGGGAGCATGGCGGGCTGTAATGTTGGGACAACAGTGGCGACCCCGTCTGGCTTCTGCTCTCCGGCTCATAGACCCCGCGGTGCCCAAGGCAGCGTCCGCTTTTATACTGACCTGAAAGGATCCGGGGCACTTTCCTCCAGTAATACGGAGCTGCTACTGGGAAACAGGCCCTGGACTATAAGGACTTCTGCACACGTCGACTCCTGGTCACGTGAAGATCGCGTCATCAATGAGCTCCAGTCTTCAGTTACCCCTCCCATTTAACACTGCAGCCCGCCCCCTGCATTCCCTCCACTTGATACTGTCAATCTTTTTTCGTATTTGCCAATCAGAGACAATAGAATTGTTATCTTCTCCCTGCAGTTGCTATTAGGCTTTCTTGGATCGCCTGGGAGGACCACCCCTTAGGGGTTAATCGACCATTTCTCCTTCTTTGGGgaattatctctttctctctccctctgcttcaaaTTCGcccatcttccctcctcccccaagacCTACAGTCCACCATTTCCACAGGAGTCCCATCTAGCATTAAAATGGTCGAAGGTGGTaggtggggagaggagtgggggTAGAGGCAGCTAGGAAAGAATGCAGGAGtgagtggaattttttttagtaGTTCTCTTGAATTTTTTGATGCGTTAAGCATAATATTAAATGATCATGAAGTTTTACAATAATGTTTTAGAAAGAGATGCCATATAATCAATATTTGACACAATATGGAGGACAAAatagttttatcaatttttaagaCTTTGGAACAAAGTTTCCTAATGGCTACAAATGAAATGACAGTCCTCACAACATATTgatgtgttagaaaaaaaaatttaatcttattAAAAGAGCACCTTAAAAAAAACTGACTCCCAGATTAATCTCTGGAAAGAAGCCCGTTTTTCTCTTGTTAGCAATCTTATATAAGTAATCCactactttttctctctctggctgaACTCAAGTTACCAAATGTTAAATGTCTGACCTTTTCATTGATGACTGCTGAATGGCTTCCACTCGGGTTTCAAATAGGTTTTAGACAGACCTCTTAGGTCCCTTAGGATCTGATGCCTTGTTAATCAGAAGTGTCCCCAGAAATGCCTGCTTTCTTCAGAGTGAACTTTATTttggaattcaaataaatatgttgGAAAATAGCTTTCATACGCTCACAAACACTCAGAAAGGAGAGAGTACCCTGTATCTCAGGTGTGAGGTTTTATTAGCAGGtagaatttttattcattcatggcaTTCTTGAGATATTCTGGTATCATTCATTTTGttccattaaaaaagagaactatcaACATGCATAATTGTTATGATCAGAAGCAGAGCAAACATcattgctgtaaaaaaaaatagttaaaaaaggaaactgataTTCCAACAACCCATAATCCACTGGTACTTGGAAGTGTGTTGTTGCCAGAAATGACATTCTGGCCAGTGGAGCCAGCTGGAGAGTATGAGAAGGAGGAAGTAAGGGATCTTTTGTCTAGGATTGTCACAGGGGGATGCAGCAGCCAACAACAAAGCCTGCCATGGAAAAGGAAaggttcaaaaaataaatgtttttgctgtcttaatgttttataatttatacttaAGCATGCAGAATTTATCCCACAGTTGAGATACATTTATCTATTATTCAAGAGAgagtttttaatgtaaatatagcTGGTGAACTGTAAAGATATAATCCTGAACTACCACAAAATGTTTCAATTCATTCTTTCAGATGTTACATATAATGGGAGacaactctgatttttaaaaattactatcatATAGCAAAATTAGCCACTTTCTGTGTGTACAGTTCTGTGAAGtttaacaaatgtataatttGTGTAATCACCACCACAATCAGGATGCAGTTCAATCACCACCCCCAAAAAACCCTCCTTTATGCTACCTACCCCGTTGTAGTCATAATTTACCCCCTTCTCTGAACTATAGCTACCACTGATCTATTCCCAATtcctatagttttgtctttttcagaatattaaataaaagaaatctacgagggatccctgggtggcgcagtggtttggcgcctgcctttggcccagggcgcgatcctggagacccgggatcgagtcccacgtcgggctcccggtgcatggagcctgcttctccctctgcctgtgtctctgcctctctctctctctctgtgtgactatcataaataaataaaaatttaaaaaaattaaaaaaatataaaaaataaaaaaaaagaaatctacgaTATATCACTTTTAGAGataggcttctttcactcagtgtgATGCCCTGGAAAGTCATTTAAGCTGTTTCATGTAGCAagctcattcttttctttttgctgagtAGTAATTATTCTGTTATATGGATGCTCCAGTTTATTTGTCcatttacccaaaggaatgtaagttgtttctacttttgagTGATTATGAAAAGAGCTGCTATacacatttgtgtacaggtttagGTCCTTACTGCCTCATGCCTGACTGTTACAAGAACCCCCCTCTGACTTATCTGCCTTTGgtgactttctctccctctctaatttacCTTGCACGTTACCATCAAATTAAACTTTACTCTTccttattcttattttccttcttgaagGCAACCCCACCATCAGAGAAGTAAATCCTATTTTACTCATCCTGACGTTAAGCATTGATCTGAATTGAGCATGAGGATGCATGTTCCCAGCCTTGTCATATACTACATCAAAAGGAACTCTCACTCACTGTTTCCCAAGTATGCTTTCTCCTCTCTTTGTCCTCATGGGccattttttccttgtaattgcCCTCCACTTCCTCCTAGATCCTGGTCCTGCTCATTCTTAGGGGCCCAGACTTCATCAACCAGCCTCTAAAGCCACCCCAACTGGAGGTGATCTCTCCCTTTTCCTATTCATGCTGCACAAG
The nucleotide sequence above comes from Canis lupus dingo isolate Sandy chromosome X, ASM325472v2, whole genome shotgun sequence. Encoded proteins:
- the TCEAL8 gene encoding transcription elongation factor A protein-like 8; its protein translation is MQKSCEENEGKPQNMPKTEADRPSEDVPQEGEGNPQPSEEGVSQEAEGNLRGGLIQPGPGFKEDTPVRHLDPEEMIRGVDELERLREEIRRVRNKFVMMHWKQRHSRSRPYPVCFRP